In Desulfoferula mesophila, the genomic window CGCTCTTGACCTCTTCCTCCAGCTGGTTCTCCAAACGGCCCGCCTTGGTGAAGGGCCGGTCGGAATACTTGAAGCTGTAGAGGAAATCGTAACGGACTTCCCTTAGCAGACTCAAGCTCTCTTCGAAATCCTGGCGGGTTTCTCCGGGGAAGCCCACGATGATGTCGCTGCCCAGGGCCACCGAGGGCACCTTTTGCCTAAGCAGGTTCACCTGCTCCAGATAGCGCTCCCTGGTGTAGCCCCGATTCATGGCCTTGAGCATGCGATTGCTGCCCGACTGGGCGGGCAGGTGCATCTGCTCCATCACCTTTTCCAGCCCGGCCATGGCCTCGATGAGGCTGGGGCTCAGGTCCTTGGGGTGGCTGGTGGTGAAGCGGATGCGCCAAAGCTCCGGCACGTCGTTGACTCGCCCCAGGAGCCCCGCGAAGTCCAGGCCGCCGTCCGGGTCGCGGTAGGAGTTAACGTTCTGGCCCAGCAGGGTTATTTCGCGCGCTCCCGCGGCCACCAAGGCGGCCACCTCCTCAAGCACCTCGCCGGCCGGCCGCGAGCGCTCCCGGCCCCGCACATAGGGCACCACGCAGTAGGAGCAGAAGTTGTCGCAACCGGTCATCACCGTGACCATGGCCCTGAGGCCGGGCTCGGCGGGCACGATGATCTGGGCCGGGGCCGAGGGCGGCCCCAGCTTGGTCAGGGCCTGGCGCTTGCCCTTGGCGGCCTGGGTCACCAGCTCGGGCAGGCGGTTCAGGGCGTCGGGGCCGAAGACGAAGTCCAGGTGGGGCAGGCGCCTCAGCAGCTTGTCGCCCTCTTGCTGGGCCACGCAGCCGCCCACCCCGATCAAAAGCCAGGGCTTCTCCCGCTTGAGGCGCTTGAGCTCGCCCACGTAGGAGTAAACCTTCTCCTCTGCCAGGCGGCGCACCGAGCAGGTATTGAGCACGATCAAATCGGCCGCTTCCGGCTCCGCCACCTGGGCGTAGCCCATCTCGGCCAGCATGCCCGCCATGCGCTTGGAATCATAGGCGTTCATCTGGCAGCCGAAGGTGCGCAGACAAACCTTTTTCTTGGTTTCTATCATACTAATATTCTACGCTAATCAGCCGGGGATGGCTTGTCCGCGACGCTAAAATGATCATAGGCCGCCCGCGCGATGGCCGCGATGGCCTTTTCGCCGGTGGCGCGGTTTTCCCGGCAGTCGCTCACCAGCACCGCCACGGCCAGATGCCCGCCGCTGGGCAAGGTGATGATGCCCACGTCGTTCAAGGCGGCCCTCACCCCGTCCCTGGTGCCCGAGGTGCCGGTCTTGTGGGCCACCGGGGTTCCTGGGGGCAGGTTGCCCTTGATCCGTTCAGCCCCCGCTTGGGTGTTAAGCATCACTTCCAGGAGAAAAGCGGTGCTGGGGGGCGACAAAATTTTGCCCTGATAAAAAAGCCGCAGCAGGCGGGCGAGCGCCAGGGGCGTGCTCCAGTTGGCGAACTGGGCCTGCCAATCCCGCTGCATCCGCGCCTCGTCGTAGCGGATGGCCATGTCCTTTATGCCCAGGCCGTGGATGAAATCGTTCACCGTGGCCGGACCGCCCAGGAGCCCCAGCAGGATGTCGCAGCCGTTGTTGTCGCTCTGGGCCACGGTGTAGCGCAGGATCTCGGCCAAGGGCAGCCTGGCGCCCTGGGGATATTTCTCCCGGAGGGGGCTCCAGGTATGGGGCCGCAGGTCGCCGGGGCTGACGACTATCTCCTGCTCCAGGGCGAGCCGCCCCTGATCCACCGCGCTGAGCACGGCCAGGGCCACGGGAAGCTTGAACACGCTTTGCATGGGAAAGCGCTGATCGCCGTGAAAGCTCACCACCCGCCCGTCCTCGATCATTATTAGGCCCACCCCCACCCGCATCTTCAGGGGCGCGGCGATGGCCGCGATGCGTTTGGCCAACGCATTGCCCTGGGCCAAGGCCGCCGGGGCCGTAGGCACCGCGAGCAGGCCGGCCAAAAAGAACGCTATGACAACGACCCGGACCTGGCGCACGGGAGATACCTCGGCAATAATCAACAAAACCGCGTTATTGGGACGATCAGCCGCCACGAAAGGCGATCATCTTGTATTATTTGAGGCTGGGGCGCGAGCCTGTTCCTCGGCAAATATGCTAAAAACTATACCCATGGCCCCCACCGGCGCAAGCGCGGGCCGGCAACCGGAGCACAGGAGCCGTCTTGATACCCATCCGCGACGAAAATCCGCTCCAGGGAACCCCTTACGTCACCCTGGGCCTCATCGCGCTCAACGTGCTGGTCTATCTTTACCAGTTCACGATGTCGCCCCAGCAGGAGATGATCTTCGCCTACCAGTACGGCGTGGTGCCCGCCCTGCTCACCGGCGCGCTGGAAGTGCCCCAGCCCCTGGCCTGGTTTCCCCAGCCCCTGACCCTGGTCACCTCGGTCTTCTTGCACGGCGGCTTTTTGCACCTGGCGGGCAACATGCTCTATCTGTGGATTTTCGGCAACAACGTGGAGGACCGCCTGG contains:
- the bla gene encoding class A beta-lactamase, subclass A2 → MRQVRVVVIAFFLAGLLAVPTAPAALAQGNALAKRIAAIAAPLKMRVGVGLIMIEDGRVVSFHGDQRFPMQSVFKLPVALAVLSAVDQGRLALEQEIVVSPGDLRPHTWSPLREKYPQGARLPLAEILRYTVAQSDNNGCDILLGLLGGPATVNDFIHGLGIKDMAIRYDEARMQRDWQAQFANWSTPLALARLLRLFYQGKILSPPSTAFLLEVMLNTQAGAERIKGNLPPGTPVAHKTGTSGTRDGVRAALNDVGIITLPSGGHLAVAVLVSDCRENRATGEKAIAAIARAAYDHFSVADKPSPAD
- the miaB gene encoding tRNA (N6-isopentenyl adenosine(37)-C2)-methylthiotransferase MiaB, giving the protein METKKKVCLRTFGCQMNAYDSKRMAGMLAEMGYAQVAEPEAADLIVLNTCSVRRLAEEKVYSYVGELKRLKREKPWLLIGVGGCVAQQEGDKLLRRLPHLDFVFGPDALNRLPELVTQAAKGKRQALTKLGPPSAPAQIIVPAEPGLRAMVTVMTGCDNFCSYCVVPYVRGRERSRPAGEVLEEVAALVAAGAREITLLGQNVNSYRDPDGGLDFAGLLGRVNDVPELWRIRFTTSHPKDLSPSLIEAMAGLEKVMEQMHLPAQSGSNRMLKAMNRGYTRERYLEQVNLLRQKVPSVALGSDIIVGFPGETRQDFEESLSLLREVRYDFLYSFKYSDRPFTKAGRLENQLEEEVKSERLVELQALQREIGLAEHQAQAGKLEEVLVEGPARHGEGLMSGRTRAGRVVNFPGTPELAESLVMVRITEGRENSLAGELLPAPGAISA